One Alnus glutinosa chromosome 3, dhAlnGlut1.1, whole genome shotgun sequence genomic region harbors:
- the LOC133864179 gene encoding hydrophobic protein LTI6B, translated as MADEGTANCIDIILAIILPPLGVFLKFGCKVEFWICLLLTILGYLPGIIYAVYAITKN; from the exons ATGGCGGATGAAGGCACAGCAAACTGCATAGACATCATCTTGGCCATCATCTTGCCTCCTCTGGGTGTCTTTCTCAAGTTTGGCTGCAAG GTGGAGTTTTGGATCTGTTTGTTGCTCACCATTTTGGGGTATCTCCCTGGGATTATTTATGCTGTCTATGCCATCACCAAGAATTGA
- the LOC133862483 gene encoding pentatricopeptide repeat-containing protein At5g04780, mitochondrial-like, with amino-acid sequence MKVPLPLKSHECNPTLPSTSTLFNLFRKSYHQTSSPHTSTHLNSLLHTKNLKHVAQIHAKIITNNYASLLFLFTSLLNSYAKCGNIDRSLLLFSTKHDGFKNIVTWTSLINQLSHFNRPFEALTFFNKMRSTGIYPNHFTFSAILPACAGTMTVTHGEQMHCLIWKHGFKTDVFVGSALAGMYAKCADMSLAERVFDEMPKRSLVSWNSMIVGFLQNKFYDRAVGVFREVLSESLDSPDEVSCSGALSACANMGCLEFGRQVHGVAVKHGLVALAYVKNSLMDMYCKCGMFGDAVTLFKTIGDTDVVAWNVMIMGCVHSDNFEEACNYFWAMRREGISPDEASYSSVLHASASLAALNQGILIHDQIIKTGFVKNACVASSLTTMYAKSGSLVDAYRVFEEIEDRNVVCWTSMIAACQQHGCANQVIELFEEMLGEGIKPDYITFVCVLSACSHAGHVEEGFVYFRSMTMVHGMNPGPEHYACMVDLLGRVGRLDEAKSFIESMPIKPDSTVWGALLGACRNYGNLEMGREIAERLFELEPDNPGNYVLLSNMYACNGMLKEADEVRRLMGVNGVRKEAGCSWIDVKNATFVFTVHDRSHPRTDEIYKMLRKLEELVKKKGYEPETQFAINCVEGYKEQSLWYHSEKLALAFGLLTLPVGAPIRIKKNLRTCGDCHTVMKLASEIFEREIIVRDINRFHRFTNGLCSCRDYW; translated from the coding sequence ATGAAAGTTCCCCTCCCTCTAAAATCTCACGAATGTAACCCAACCTTGCCCTCCACTTCAACTCTTTTCAATCTCTTTCGCAAATCATACCACCAAACATCATCTCCTCATACTTCCACCCATCTCAACAGTCTCCTCCACACCAAGAACCTCAAACATGTCGCCCAAATTCACGCCAAAATCATCACAAACAACTACGCCTCTCTCCTTTTCCTCTTCACCAGCCTCCTCAATTCCTATGCTAAATGCGGCAATATCGACCGAAGCTTACTGCTGTTCTCAACTAAGCATGATGGATTTAAGAACATTGTCACTTGGACCTCTCTTATCAACCAATTATCCCACTTCAACAGACCCTTTGAGGCCTTgacattttttaacaaaatgagGAGCACTGGTATTTATCCAAACCACTTTACCTTCTCTGCTATTTTGCCTGCTTGTGCAGGCACCATGACGGTTACACACGGTGAACAAATGCATTGTTTGATTTGGAAACATGGGTTCAAAACGGATGTCTTTGTTGGCAGTGCATTGGCAGGCATGTATGCTAAGTGTGCTGATATGAGCTTGGCGGAGagagtgtttgatgaaatgcccaAGAGAAGCCTTGTTTCTTGGAATTCTATGATTGTGGGTTTCTTGCAGAACAAGTTTTATGATCGGGCTGTTGGAGTTTTCAGGGAGGTTCTTAGTGAGAGTTTGGATAGTCCCGATGAAGTGAGTTGCTCAGGTGCGTTGAGTGCTTGTGCCAATATGGGTTGCTTGGAATTTGGGAGACAAGTTCATGGAGTTGCTGTTAAGCATGGTCTGGTAGCATTGGCTTACGTGAAGAACTCTTTGATGGATATGTATTGTAAGTGTGGGATGTTTGGTGATGCTGTTACGTTGTTCAAGACCATAGGAGATACAGATGTTGTTGCATGGAATGTTATGATAATGGGCTGTGTCCATAGTGATAACTTTGAGGAAGCTTGCAATTATTTTTGGGCCATGAGGAGGGAAGGCATATCACCTGATGAGGCTTCGTACTCTTCTGTCCTTCATGCTTCTGCTAGTCTTGCAGCACTAAATCAAGGCATTTTGATCCATGATCAGATTATAAAAACAGGTTTTGTGAAGAATGCATGTGTTGCAAGTTCATTGACCACAATGTATGCAAAAAGTGGGAGCTTGGTTGATGCTTATCGGGTGTTTGAAGAGATTGAGGATCGAAATGTGGTTTGTTGGACGTCAATGATTGCAGCTTGCCAACAACATGGCTGTGCAAACCAAGTCATTGAATTGTTTGAGGAAATGCTTGGCGAGGGGATTAAACCTGATTACATTACATTTGTTTGTGTTCTATCAGCTTGTAGCCACGCTGGGCATGTTGAAGAAGGATTTGTTTACTTTCGTTCTATGACTATGGTGCATGGCATGAATCCTGGGCCTGAACACTATGCTTGCATGGTTGACTTGCTTGGTCGTGTCGGCCGATTGGATGAAGCTAAGAGTTTTATTGAGTCAATGCCAATCAAACCTGACTCGACAGTTTGGGGAGCTTTGCTTGGAGCTTGTAGGAATTATGGTAATCTGGAAATGGGAAGAGAGATTGCAGAGAGACTTTTTGAGTTGGAACCGGACAATCCGGGGAATTACGTGCTGCTTTCTAACATGTATGCATGTAATGGGATGTTGAAGGAAGCTGATGAGGTTAGAAGGTTGATGGGAGTCAATGGGGTAAGAAAGGAAGCCGGATGTAGCTGGATTGATGTTAAGAACGCTACCTTTGTGTTTACAGTGCATGACAGGTCACATCCTAGGACAGATGAGATTTACAAGATGTTGAGGAAGTTGGAGGAGTTGGTGAAGAAGAAAGGGTATGAGCCTGAAACGCAGTTTGCAATTAACTGTGTGGAAGGGTACAAAGAGCAAAGCTTATGGTATCATAGTGAGAAACTAGCCCTTGCATTTGGGCTACTGACCCTTCCTGTTGGGGCTCCAATTAGGAtaaagaagaatctgaggactTGCGGCGATTGTCATACAGTTATGAAGCTTGCTTCAGAGatatttgagagagagattattGTGAGAGACATCAATAGGTTTCACCGGTTCACTAATGGTTTGTGTTCCTGCAGAGATTACTGGTGA